The DNA window TTCCTCCTCCCGGGCGTCGTGGAGGTGACCGTGAAGTCCGTgccctccgcggcggcggcccccaAGTGCACAAAGCAGCACGCCGTTCCCGCCGTGGTGTTCTCCATCGCCGGGTACACGGACAACTTCTTCCACGACATGACGGACGCCATGATCCCGCTGTTCCTGACGACGGCGCACCTCAAGGGCGAGGTCCAGCTGCTCGTCACGAACTACAAGCCATGGTGGGTGCAGAAGTACACGCCGCTGCTGCGCAAGCTCTCCAACTACGACGTCATCAACTTCGACGAGGACGCCGGCGTGCACTGCTTCCCGCAGGGTTACCTCGGCCTGTACCGCGACCGCGACCTCATCATCTCCCCGCACCCGACCCGCAACCCTCGCAACTACACCATGGTTGACTACAACCGCTTCCTCCGCGAGGCGCTGGAGCTGCGCCGCGACCGTCCCTCGGTGCTCGGCGAGGAGCCCGGCATGCGGCCGCAGATGCTGATCATCTCCCGCGCCGGCACGCGCAAGCTGCTGAACCTCGAGGAggtggccgcggccgcggcggagctgggGTTCAACGTGACGGTGGCGGAGGCCGGGGCCGACGTGCCGGCGTTCGCGGCGCTGGTGAACTCGGCGGACGTGCTGCTGGCCGTGCACGGCGCCGGGCTGACGAACCAGATCTTCCTCCCGGCCGAGGCCGTGGTGGTGCAGATCGTGCCGTGGGGGAACATGGACTGGATGGCGACCAACTTCTACGGCCAGCCGGCGAAGGACATGCAGCTCCGGTACGTGGAGTACTACGTgggcgaggaggagacgaGCCTGAAGCACAAGTACTCGCGAGAGCACATGGTGTTCAGGGACCCCAAGGCGCTCCATGCGCAGGGATGGCAGACGCTCGCCCAGACCATCATGAAGCAGGATGTCGAGGTCAACCTCACCAAGTTCCGCCCAGTCCTGCTGCAGGCGCTCGACCGGCTGCAGCAGTAAAATTCCGCCGCTGATACTGCTGCTAGAATGAGAGGATGAGTACCAGTTGGTTGGACAGGAGGCGGCTTTCGCCTATTGGTAATTGGTTATTTTGTCCTTTTGATTTGTAACAATTTGCATAGGCATTACACACGAAAAGATGtcgattttttcttttgtttttcacttCGCTCTGCCAATCCATTGGTTCTTTTCCACAAACATACGGTGCCGAACTGTGTTTAAATGGTTAGGCCTTTTGCGATGGAAGATGGATCCAGATCCGAAAGTAGTCTCAAACATGTGCAAAAGTTCTCTAATAAAATGAAGCAGTTGTTGTGAATCGAATCTGCATTTCGAGCCATGTAGCGGCAGCATGGAATCCGCGTGGAATCGAGAAAATGGGTTGGATGCTTTTGTCTAACTCCGTTGAACAGGTACCTACTCGCCTGGTTTCATCTTAAGAAAAAGACCACTAATAATTGAAAATCACAAGCTAACTAACAGGGCTCTGCAAGAAAAGCTGTGACAGGTAAGTCGTAACTACAGTTATGGGCAAATCGACCTATTCCTGTGCACCTTTCTGCCTTTTCTCCCGTTTTGTTTAAGAGGCAGCGATCTTTTTTGttatccttttattttatttggtgatggcttcttttcttttggtaggactataaaattgaaCCAGCGCGAAGGCATGAATTTCCCTTAAGAACTCGGCAAGCTATCGTCGCTTTTTCAGTACCGTATGCATCACGCGAAAATATTACTCCAAGAGGGTGACCCGGCAACTGTCGGGGCAGATCGGCCGAGACCATCATGTAGCTGACGCATGATTCATCGTCGCAAGCCACGCCTTGCTCTTCCTGCCGTCACGCAAACTAAGTTATACTTTGAAATGTAGGGTtgattaaacaaaatataccCTTGTTAAACAGAGTACTCCAAAACATAGAAAACCCAGGAATGAACGTCCGGTTAGTCTACAAGAAAAACTCAATAATTTGATTAGAGGtaagacttaaaaataaatttcccCCGAAACTTAGGCGCTGTTTGTTTCCATAAGTtctaggactaaaaattagtcctaggactaaaacATAAGTCCTTTTTAATCCTACCATGTCTATTTGGAGGGACTAGAAGGAACTAAAACCTCATTAAATAACCTGCTAAATAGTACACACCACGCACACATAGTTATAGGCCTAGATAGTACACGCTACACACATAGTTATAGGCTTAGAGTAGCAGAGACTTATGAGCTAGATAATTTTAGTCCATCTTGTTTGGTATTTTAGGGACTAAAATAGACTAAAGTGGAGGGACTTATGCAAACAAACAACCCCTAAGACGAAATGAGCCATTCTATACGAATTTAGAAGGATTCATTAATGTTCAGCGCGTTATTCCCAACAATCATTTATAAAAAGAATCTCATAGTAATACAATCATAGAAAATTTCAACGTCTTTCTTTCGAAACGAAGTGGGCATAATGTACGATTGCTTGGTCGATGTGGTTCTactaatcaaaattttcaagaatggAACAGTAGATCATTGGCTgccttctttttatatataattcaacAACTTTTAATGTATAAACATCACAACTTTTGCACgtttttaaactgctaaacaatataattttgtttttaaattctaTACAGAATttgatcatctcatatttctaaaatataacttttaacattgtaagttaatttttattttttatatcattatataACTATCACCGTAATAAGATaatctttaatatttttctaaccaAATAACACAAGCATTATGCTACATTTTTATTCCAGAAACACAGGTGGAAGATGTATTAATTGCACATGTGTCGGGTATAAATTTATCTTGAATCATTTCAGGACTCAGggcctgtttctttcagcttaggattattataatccagattattaaAAGTGAGATGAAAGAAACAGATAACTTATTGAAGTAGTTTATTATAAACTGGAGctcagcttattataatctgataagctcatttaagtgagctttttctagcttattgggtgaaaaattacccaccatgccacccCACTCCCTCTTTAAACTTGaaaacccaataatctaggctctaataatctagaaaagaaacaactcacaaCTTATTCTattacatattataacaatctagcttataataatctgactcaataatatagattataataatcttaagctaaAATAAACATGGCCTCAATCGTGCCCGTGAACTGCCCTAATTTATTGGCGGAACTCGAAGACTTTCTGTGCCCTTGATCTGGCCACTTTGAGCCAGTTGAGCCAGTCactacaaagtcaaccatagCGCTGCCAATAACCTCTTTCCTTAGTTTTCTACTCATctgtttcaaaaaatataagtattttttattcacacaCTGTATGAATATATAAGAATCTTAAAGTGCTCTTCataatactatttattttatccatttatttttattcaaaattcattCGAGTTTATCCTCACATATCCTCCAACCTCatatatttctcatttatCAAGAGATACTATAgcattttttcttctcaaccttaatcctTACTCAACAACATAGAAATGGTTACATTTTTAGATGGAggtactctctccatcctaaaataagtaaCCATttagaccaaaaaaaaaatgtcccaAAACAAGTGAGTACTTTAGGGTTTGAAAATCAGAATAAATACGGACATGCACAATTATTAGCACATTTTCATCAcaaaattactaaataaataTGACACAGGAATTTTATTTGAGTACTAATGTATTTAACATTGATCAAAGTATTTATTGATTTTAGGACAAAGAGAGTAGCATATTATGACATAATAATGTTCCTGTAGACTTATGCTACTATTTTATCAGGATATTTAAGAATTTACCGCTCTTAGATATGACAATTAACTAACTACGAGTCATGCACCTGCACCAATATATCATAGACACATGGAGTGATAAATTTTCGAACATATTACTGCAGTGATAGCAATTAACTAACTGCCCCGTTTGCATCGGTTCACGATGCTGATGAATGCATATAGACCGCTCCATCTGCTTGAGCTAGAGCTCAAAAACCGTGCACAAGCGAATAAGACAATTCAAAAGAATTTatgaataacatttttttatatgtgtgtttgtCCATtcccttaaaaaaaaggaCCACCAATTTGTCGCCAAATGATCTCCAGACATGTAATGCGAGTGCTCTAATTGTGGGGATTTTTAACTATTTCTCTTACATATAACAATTAATTGATGAGGACCcatatattatagatataaattgagtgacaaatctataaatatattatagtagcagtgacaaaaaaatttcaatgcCTCATGATTGGGTTGTACTTTTGGACTATATACTCCTTCcatcttgaaataaaaaatctaatatagaATTAGACATGCACTAGGACTCctttcatcctaaaataactttatttttaagtgcACATCCCATATATCTATACAAAGCTATAAATAACATTCCACACCTTTTCAAATCTCACTAcatttgtttttcaaatttcagTACATTTGCTATACTTTACTAAACTCTAATGCAATAATTTCTACAAATATGTATTTGTAGGACAAACAAcatgagttaaaaattatttgtttttatgatGCATATATCACtatgaatctagatagatTTAGGATATATATTATCTTGGACTTGCTTAAactattttgagatggaggtagtacaaaATAGGAAACTTTGATGGAGTGTGGCAGAATGAGCTAAGGCATGTCCAACCTTTTGCACGAAGAATGCTGTGCCATTCTTGCACAAAGGGGAAAAATCATGCTACTGTTGTTGGCCCTGAAAGAGATCGTGCAAGAAACGTCTTGGCTTCGAAGTCTGCCAAGGCATGCCATGTGCTCTagaatttataaaattctGCTCACATTTTCTTAGTGAAATCCAGAAAAAGATTTACACGGCCTAAAAATAGCGgcagtttcttttgtttgaaatAGAACGGCAAAAATTAGGGGACTAGTGTTGCAAGAAGACTGTTGGTTGAGGCTGGCATTTCAGGGCCGACGGCAATTTGATTGTTCCTGCTTCATTTTCAGAGAAATCCGATCAGCTCTCGGCTTCACAGAAGCTCCCTCGCtagaaaccaaaccaaaccaaacaccaCGGCCCCCAGGCTGGTGTTCGAAGTAGGTACAACGAAAAAATGAGTTTCCATGTCACATTCAGGTTAGTAGCAGTTTGGTAGGCCTAAAAATTAATGCCAACATTTGACACTGCTGCTGCAACTTGGACTTGTATGCTTCAAACAAGGAAGTGTGCACAACAGCCAAGGCTGGGTCGCTGTCCTGTACGTTGGCTACGAACCCTGACGCAACCAGAAATTTGGCTGAGTGGGATCAATTTGTTTTTGCTTgcactcttttcttttttatataaaaaaagtgtGTTAATTTGTTTCGGAGGCTTGGCCTCTTCAGGCATCTCAAGTGGAGATAACGAAGAATTAGGGCGTGGTTGGTTAGCTGGACTTTCCTGGATGGTAGATGACCGTCTAACTTTTTGATGCGTTTGGTTCACGGACGAAACTGGATATGGCTGTCCAGGAGAGAAATATTCTATGAAGATGCTGTATGAAGATGCTGGATAGATGTATCCGGCCAAATTggctggatgagctcatccaccttCACTAACGGTGTTCATTAGTGATtgattagtgataattagtgtgttttgttattaattagtaattagcaaatttaaattaatattaattagggatgatagatatatttcattgttaatttatactaattaagataatgtttatgtttattaattaatattattatttattagtaattaaatatgctcATACTATCCATCTTCATCCattcaaactaaacaaaacatTGGATTGTCcgatccatccaaccaaacgtAGATATGAATCACCATAtccttaaaaatatagatggcCATATCCCATCCCACTttgaccaccaaccaaacgcaccctTAGCACTTTACTCGTCGTCATATGGTTTACCAGTAAATAATTTCTTATCATTGCAGtagctattttaaaatagCTGGTAATGTGTTTGTGTTAGTCCTATTGGAGATGAACGTGGATCGGCCCGTCGGTAACATGTGGCCGGCTACTTCATATAAATGAACTATATTCGAATTTGAGCTGGGCCATGGATCATTCGTAGACCGACCCGTGCCAATCTCTAAACATTATAATaccataatattttaattaactaattattatttcATGCCAgtcaaaataattttccaaCAATCACTCTAATTGACTTTTAACTTGATTTAGAtcctatataaaatatatcaaaggCAAAATAACATTATATTATTTGATCATAACAATAATATCTATGCTAACACTACGACAAAGTCTTCTTGTACCCTTAGAAAGGACATGGATGTCACTGAAGTTTTTCGTAAGGCCAGCTAAATTTTATAAGCGGAGAGAGATCCATTGGCATGTGATTTGCCATGAAGAGCAAATGTGAGGAAGCCATTAATAATTGCGTGTTCCTTTTTCCACTAAAGATTACCTCCTCAGAGATGACGTACCACTGTACAAATCACAGGTTTAAATAAGCAACCGCATATTAGTGAGAATTATACTGCCCAGCACCATTAGTGTTAGTTTACTGTATTGAGCTAACACGTGTACAACAAACAGTCATTCTAGTGTACATACTGGTCATCGAGCAGTTGAATATCTGTACTGTCCATCTCAACAAGTGCTATCTGCAATCTtccaataaatttttataaccacgtatcaaatcataaaatccAACGAAGAAAACATCTGGGCTTTCTTAAAAAGTCTTTGTTGGGTTATGACTCAAATAACCTAATCTTAATCCTAGTACTAGTCCTAATCCTAGTCATAGTACTAGTCCTAGTGCTAGTCTTATTCAATGCCTATAAATATAGGGCCACCCTTGTACATATAATTCTGTACCTTTATTGGTGGATTTGTCTCCCgggtttttttcctctctactttagagggatttttccacgttaaatcctGTGTCTTGATCTATTATTCCTAACAGTCTTCCTAACTGAAGAGACAAACTCCATGGGAGTGATACCTGGCAACATCTTGACATGTTACcaagtttcatttttcttggtTGATATATGTGTTTCATGTAAGACAAATAGCCTTTGCTAAAAAAGCAACCAATTTACCTGAAAACAGAAGTTCTTCTTTGTTCTGGATCTAAAACATACGAGGACCGCTATACGTaccataaaagttttataacttaCTTATGACTAAAAACATAGAACCATATATGAATCAATTTCATCATACCTAAATTGTACAACTTGATCATACACATTGCAATTTTGAAAACATACATAAACATTAGTTACATTATCCTACCATCCAGAACCCTTTTGGATGCAAGAAAAATAACCAAGACAGCATGGAGAGAACTCCCCTGGCTTCTCAGAAAACCATACATACagatacataaattttaaattgcacAGCATTCAATAGAAAACGCTTCATTAAAACTGCACATTAGAAACTGCTTCATTAAAATCGCATATGTTTTCCTGTATTCCAACAATAGAAACTGCACATATTCTAAAATACCATTAGGTATTATGGGTTAATGCAGAACAACTctgttttatacataaaacttGATATGTATGCACCGTGACCAACTTCCATAGCCAAAACTTCACTAAATAACTTGCATCACTGATCACCGACAACCTTACCTACATTATAATGACAACAAATTAGAGCAAGTGCTATGGACTTTTTAACACAAGACCTAAGATCACACGTAAAACTAAATCATAAGGTGGAGAAGAGAAGGCAACAAACAAATAAGGAGACACCACTTATATAAGGGCCAACCTTTGTATAAACTTCAAGAGAAGGAGAAAGAGAAATAGGCTTGGCAACGGGACAGATGGCAAGAATTCCCCCCATCCTCAAAATATATCCGCGGTTCTGGTCCCGAATACAAACCGAAAGAAAAAGTGCTCCTCATCCATGTCCTGAACGAGGCGCGGTTGATCCGTAAAAAGGTTCACCACTCCAAGGCTTCTTCGTTCAATATGCTCACCTGGCGGTgggcagagagagagggtgcACTCCTGGGTGGCGGCCAAAAGACAGGAGGGCACACCCCTGGGTGGTGGCACGCAAAGGCAACAGCCAGAGACGAAGGCAGCTGCGGGAGGCGGCAGTGGTGCGGTTGCGTGGTGTGCCTCACATCAGTCGTGCCTGTGTTTTACtgcattaatattttaatgcCAAATTCAAGCTAAATTTATACAGTAATAAACAGGGTATATAACTGTGTACAGTCagcgagagaaaaaaacaaaacaaagaaaaagaaatcaatctATATTCAATCGGTGAGAGAgacaaagaataaaaaaaagaaaaggacagtaaaaaaactctagcTCTGCTCCCCGGAGCTCCACCGAcgtaatggtatatttgtaaataaaagataaattataaataaaatatttatatgcgtattcttagcgatctagaagtcaatggtaaaaaataaactttggtaaaaaaaaaaatctcaaaatcaattttaaattttacattgaaaatttaaaatttgacttataaacatatatatatatatatatatataagcgaAAAATTGAGGCAAATGGCTGCAGGGCGGTGACCTCATAGCCCGCTAGGCCTGCCGCGCATTCGAGGGTTGGTCTAGTATGCAATCTTTCACAGAATCTTGTCATGCACGAACGCATGCAAAGTTTGAAGACGGGTTGatttcgaaaaaaaatatgaataaaacttttatatataaatttttagtaaactaaaagccaaaattaaataataaacttgggtaaaaagtcttataatgaacttttaatttaagattaaaaatttaaaatttcggCTTGTAagtataaaaagaagaaagagttCAAGGGCTTAGAAGAGAGTAAAACACGACCACACTACAAGTTCGCTTTTTTCTTGGAACGATGCCAATCGAATTTTCTCTCACACGTTCACATGTGTTTCTGTTACGAACAATTCTCACTTGGTGTCAACTTAGCCCACCTGCTGACTAGGCTTTGGCCCATGTAGTTGCTAGCCTGGGTGCTTTTGAcccattagcatatatatggtCTATTTAGACATTTAGACCACTTATTTATGTATAGAATGTTTGTGTACATATAcgtattttatattacaaagtTTATCATACtgtgtataaatattttataaagaaaagttTTTACGTGGAAACATATGTGCATCCCATTTATATGCATTTAGAGTATAGTACTAAActttgtatgtatgtatatacacTTTCTATACGcacaaacatatacatatcTATATGCATACATACCTATAGACTTTGtgtgtataaattttatacttcctTTGTTTATAatgtaatgatttttttgttatgcctagattcatattgatcaatgtatattgtttgtaaTTATTTGTCTAATGTGTAGAAAATGATGTTGCAACATGAATTTAAAACTCAGCTATGCATGATCTGTCGTCCAGATCACATTTCTCTATTGGAAATAGAGaataattttcattttacTTACAAATTGTTGTCCATATGACTTATGCGTTGCTGCATTAACTTTCAGAAATATcatcagtattttttttagctggTAGATGTTATCACCCGGCCTTTTACTTCAACAAAAGCTATAACTACTTATTAGAAAGTCTTGCAACCACACCAAGGACTATTATATCGGTTGAATAAAAAAGACAAGATGAACCAAATAAACCACACTAACTAGATAGGAGATACATTATTTGCAAGATATCCTATCTGGGGAAATTTGCATTACAGTATTCTCTTAAAATAAGTTCCTTCTCTTCATCACGCCTTTGTAACATTTCCCACAACCGCAACCAATGGTTCCTCTAAAAATTACCAACAAGTAAGATTTGATTGAAGTTTTACAAAAATCATGTCATTTCTAGCCAAAGAGCCAAACACATGGCAGTTTCTCTTACTAGCATAAGTTTTCTTGATTTTAGATCAGCCCTCAACCAATTTGTGAACAAATTGGAAGCACTAGTTGGTGGACACAATTGAGAGGAAATATATCGGAAGGTTAGTGTCGACGATtggtgtcggcaataaacttatagggtggctaccgAGCTcagaattcgatggttaatgatgaagagggaggcgatttacctaggttcaggctctcgacgtagcgagataataccttaatcctgcttggcgatcgtATTGCGTAGATGAATCTCCGTTGCCCTCAAGGGGACACCCCGTACCCCTTACATAGTGGGGGAAAGGTTACATATATGATAGAAtcctaatctagtaagacaaagatctatcctaattcggttatgactcgggtccgaagtacacggcatgcaatccggtacgtacCAGTCCTAGTCgacaccatacagatatattctcctttCTATTCGGTACACCATTGACTGTACGTATTTATATAGTCTCCGGATACCCCGGTATAGGTATCTCACAGCAGCCCTCGGAGCCGTCCATAGCAGTGCAAGTCATCCGTGCAGATCATTGATCATCAGGTGTATCCCGACGCTATATGCTTGACACTATCCGAGTTGTTTTCAGGCGCTCCccgagtgcttcccgagtgatcccgagtactctgtgatgattgtagaggctgtggaGGGCTCCGAATGGAAGAAGACATTAGGTGCATCgattgtagaggctgtggaGGGCTCCGAATGGAAGAAGACATTAGGTGCATCGAAGATGCACCTGATAGGTGTAGCctccgactctatgcttaaatgcataacaattaaacatagagtcatctatggactgttacctAGAAGGTTTTCTCGAAGTTTTCGAGCCTTCCGACTCGAGTTGCACTGTACCAAGTGCTTCCGGACCCGAGTGGATTGGAAGTAATTTTTGTGCCGTGTTTCCCCAGACATACAGTGCCCAGCTATGCTCTGCCCATGGGATAGGTTGCGCCAACTGGCTCAACCGTTACagccgagtagttagtaccgagtatattcggatttactcaaagtttaggcacaggcTAAGGAGCGCAGttaagtgccatgggcgatATCGACTGACGCCTGCTCGAGTGCGGCCATGGGCCCATAACATAGGCATTCCGTCGATTCCCGATTTGAAGGAAATCACGAATTTCATACTTCCGTCATAAAACTCGCAACGTTCCTTAAAAACAACATGGTATCCGTTATGTCAGCGCTGAAAATTAGTTCCTATCCCATGTGCAGAGCATAGCTGGGAGCTGTATGTCTAAGGAAACACGGCACAAAAATTAGTTCCAATCCACTTGGGTCCGGAAGCAGTTGGTATCGGAAGGCTCGAAAACTTCGAGAAAACCTTCTGGGTAACAGTCCATATATGActttatgtttaattgttatgcatttaagcatagagtcgggggctacacctatcAGGTGCATTTTCGATGGACCTAATGTCCTCTTCCATTTGAAGCCCtccacagcctctacaatTATCACAGAGTACTCGGGATCACTCGGGAAGCACTTGGGGAGCGCCTGAAAAGCACTCGAGTATCCCACAGTTAGCAACATGACAATCAAACAAAAGATGTCGGAAGGTCTCCTTGTGCATCTTATTCCTCTGTATGACCATTGTTAGTTAAGGATGGATTCATTGaatgaacaaaaaattgaCTATTCTGGTAACATACACAATTCTAACAACCAGGTTATTCCATAATGTAACAATGTCTTTATGgaacaaaattgaaaatttgctATCGATACATTTTTCTTCCAAACAATGTTTTATAGACATATACTACTCCATCAAAGAAGCATTACCAATTCACCTATCATCCCAAAACCTAACATATTTCCTATTGTTAATCACAGAAGTTCACATACTTGAAACCTATTTGTAACTTTCATTAGCCCTAACAAAAAATGAGAGTCCCATGGTTTTCTTTGAACTTATGTGATTGTCTGATTCTTAATGTATTTCCCGCTAAGAAGATTCCGCCATATCTCATCCTCATTGTATAACTTAAACAATCATTTACTCAAGCTAAATTTGTATATCAAAGTTCTTAACACCAAATCCACCCTTATTCATTGGTTGACAAATGATATCCCATCGAGTCAAGTGACATTTTTTCTTATGGTTAGTATTACTTtgccaaaaaatatatatctataataaCCAAAATTTCAAGTACTCCACTACGAACTTTGAAAAAAGAGATCATAAGTACAACAAAAATTGTTAAAACGGTATTAATCAAAACTTCTGAcatattcttttctttccaaCTGCTTAACTTATTTTCTATCTTTTCCTTGATCACTTTCCCATGTTTATTCGAAAGCTTCGTAAAATGCATTTGAATGCCCAGGTATCTAgacgaaaaaaaagaaaaataagcacCAAAACATTTGAGAATAATGTTGCTGACATTCTGTAGCTtgaccaaaacaaaacatgttACTACATATTatggaaattaatttttacccATGAAATCTTTTCAAAGACATGAAAACATTTGTGATTGATAAGATGCTGCTACGCACACCATGATTCGAGGGAAGTTGAATGAATGTTCCAGGCCTGGCAGCGGGGATAGCAAGAGAACTAACAAGAAATGAGTTAGTGGAGAAGCACCATTTTGTCCTTGGAGAAGTTTTCTCCGATAAGTGTTCCTGGGAGACCTTTGTGACTGCTGCCACACCCTGTCTACTTCAAGTGAGTTTTCACATGGGCCGATCAGCGAAGCCGTCATACGAATTCTATCACCCGGCATTGGCTGCACGGCAATTCGGATGTGGGCAGGGAGTAACTGATCTGTTCTTCGTTGGGAAAATAGAAATGAGGGGATCGGCTAGGTCAGCCTTAGAGTATGACAGGATCAACAAGCTAGCCGATACCATCCCATTTGGATCAGTATCCCAGTTTCGATACGGCGTCTGCACCCTTCAGGAATTTGACGATTGGTGGGGGGAGATCAGCCAACATCTGTTTGGCGTACCCATCGGCTTCTACTGCAACAGAATCGACTCGGACTACACCTTCTCTGGTTCCGAGGTACCCTTTCAACTGTTTGCACACCTGCATCCCATTGCTTTCCTTTTACTTGCCTAACACACATACTTTCCTTTGCAGGCTTCCCTGACTGCTCCCAGCATCAGTCGGAGTGGTAGGCCGATTGAGTATTCCACCTCGGCCATCCCGACTCTTGGTCATGGTGCTCCCTCCCCGTCGGAATACATTAAGAGCTTTACCAGACCCCCAAGTCCCCCCAGGAGATTGAAGAGGAAGAAATGCACCAGCAAACCTGCTGCGAAGAAAGCCAAAGT is part of the Oryza brachyantha chromosome 2, ObraRS2, whole genome shotgun sequence genome and encodes:
- the LOC102706067 gene encoding beta-1,2-xylosyltransferease XAX1, which translates into the protein MTSTAYSRPSKVPGANGSERRLPPRLMRGLTTKIEPKKLGVGLLAGCCLALLTYVSLAKLFAIYSPVFASTANTSALMHNSPPSTSSSSSSSSVPETEAIPPQETVAGAGSNDNSVDLPEDKSLAGAEPQEPGFPTAESQEPGLPAALSRKEGDGEKAAAASELKQTEKSSNGGAAAGGDAKIKCDENGVDEGFPYARPAVCELYGDVRVSPKQKTMHLVNPSGAGGFDENGEKRLRPYARKDDFLLPGVVEVTVKSVPSAAAAPKCTKQHAVPAVVFSIAGYTDNFFHDMTDAMIPLFLTTAHLKGEVQLLVTNYKPWWVQKYTPLLRKLSNYDVINFDEDAGVHCFPQGYLGLYRDRDLIISPHPTRNPRNYTMVDYNRFLREALELRRDRPSVLGEEPGMRPQMLIISRAGTRKLLNLEEVAAAAAELGFNVTVAEAGADVPAFAALVNSADVLLAVHGAGLTNQIFLPAEAVVVQIVPWGNMDWMATNFYGQPAKDMQLRYVEYYVGEEETSLKHKYSREHMVFRDPKALHAQGWQTLAQTIMKQDVEVNLTKFRPVLLQALDRLQQ